DNA from Podarcis muralis chromosome 13, rPodMur119.hap1.1, whole genome shotgun sequence:
CTTTGTGAAGTCCAGACGCCTCGGTCTGATTTTTACTGGGCCTTCACTTCGTGATCTTGGGCAGGACGCCGCCCTGGGGGACGGTGCCTTTGGCCAGCAGCTTGCTCAGCTCCTGGTCGTTGCGGATGGCCAGCTGCAGGTGCCGAGGGATGATGCGCGCCTTCATGTTGTCCCGCGCCGCGTTGCCGGCCAGCTCCAGGATCTCGGCGGTCAGGTACTCCAGCACCGCCGCCGTGTAGACAGGGGCTCCGGCTCCCACGCGCTTCGCGTAGTGCCCTTTGCGAAGCAGGCGGTGCACTCGACCCACAGGGAACTGCAAGCCCGCCCTGGACGAGCGAGACTTCGCCTTGCCCTTGGCTTTGCCGCCCTGCTTTCCACGGTCAGACATCGTACAGCTAAATCCACCAGGAACTACAACAACGAAGAGCAGAATGAGAAACACAATTTTGCAAGCCGCCTATTTATTTACTCCTGATGGATTCTTTCTGTCAAATCTGATTGGGTGAAAGAGAGATAGGACGTGCTTAGCACCCAATGAGAATGTGTCTTCTTGCAACCAACCAGAAAGTTACATTTAAATTACGTATATGCTTGCGCGAGCCAATAGAAATGTCACATGGGGCGAGTTTATATTTGCatgttctgctttaaaaaaaagggggtgttacGTCATTGCTCTTTCGTCTGAGAAATAAACGATGGTgaccatattgttgttgttgtttagtcgttaccATATTAGATCGTGTTAAAAAACGAAAAGGAATACCTTTGATTGGTGTTTTTTCTTAACGTGACAAACTATGACCAGTACTTACATTCAGAGCACAATATAAAATTAAAGTCAAACAAGCAAACTACATTCTCTTTTGTCTCTGCACGCGTGTAAATAAGGTATTGCGAAAGGCATGTGTTCCTGTACTTCTGCCACGGAAGCGAAAGCTGGTAGCGTAAAAGGAGACCAGAACGTCCTTCATCGAGGCAGCACCAAAT
Protein-coding regions in this window:
- the LOC114582199 gene encoding histone H2A type 2-C-like, whose translation is MSDRGKQGGKAKGKAKSRSSRAGLQFPVGRVHRLLRKGHYAKRVGAGAPVYTAAVLEYLTAEILELAGNAARDNMKARIIPRHLQLAIRNDQELSKLLAKGTVPQGGVLPKITK